TGCAATGAGGTGTTTGTGACGTTAATCACAGATGTCAGCACAATATGTTATAAAATTAAGCTCGCTATTTCGATACAGCATCTCAGTTTATAAATACAGGGAAGTGACATAAAATGACTAACAATAATAAAATTCAAAACTCATCATTGAAGAGCAAACAAAAGACCAAAAAACTGTCGACACCTATCAAATTAGCTGGCTTGACACTAACTGCAGGCGCGCTTGTTGCCAAAGCAGTATGGCGACCTGATATGTCGCTTGAGCAATTGCATCATTGGCAACTCCCCAACAGTATGTTTGTACCTATTAAAGATGCCAACATACATGTGGTGATGTCTGGAAAATGCATCACCAATACAGATGATGCTTACAAGTCGACTGAAACCATCGTTTTATTACACGGCACCTCAGCAAGCTTGCACACTTGGGATGGCTGGACCAAAGCGCTTGAGTCGGAGTATTGCGTGCTACGTTTGGATATGCCGGGATTTGGATTAACTGGGCCATACACCGATGAGAATAAGCGCTACACATTAGACAATTATGTCGATACCGTGATTAAAGTTATGGATGCGCTTGGTATCGGTAAAGTATCGATTGCAGGTAACTCATTGGGCGGAGGTGTGGCATGGCTGATGGCATTAAAATACCCAAATCGGGTGAATAAGCTGATATTAGTCGACGCCTCAGGGCTTAAATTTAAATCTAAAAGCGTGCCGATTGGTTTTAAACTGGCGCAATATCGTATGCTCGATTCGCTCATTACCAAGGTGCTGCCTAAGCGTCTTATTCGCGACAGCGTACAAAGTGTTTATGCGGATACCTCCAAGGTTACTGAAGCGCTGGTCAATCGTTATTATGAATTGGCATTACGCACAGGTAACCGCAAAGCATTGATTCAGCGAATGCGTGAGGGGTTATCGACTCGGCAAGTGGGGCAGTTATCTGATATCACACAGCCGACGCTCATTATTTGGGGCAGGCAGGACAAACTCATTCCAATCGATAGCGCTTATCGATTTGAGCAGGCGATACCCAACAGCCAATTGGCAATTTTTGATAACCTAGGCCACGTTCCTCAAGAGGAAGACCCAGAGGCGACAGTTGCAGTGGTGAAGCAGTTTTTGCAGTCATCAGCGTTAAATGATTAGACTTTAGTTCAGCAAAACGATTAGCTGTTTATCTGCTAGTCAGTAGTTTATTTTTCTATTTTGTGATTAGTCTGTGTCTTGTGACTAGTCTGTGCTTAGCACCGGCAATTGGTCATGTTTTAAACTCGCATTGTAAGACCATATGGCCTTTAAAGCGGGCAGTTTATCTAGGTCAATTGAGGTGTAGTCACCTTTGACATTTAACTGTCGATAGTCAGGTGCCCGCTTTAGTATCGATGTACCACTGAAAGAATAGCTGATTTTTTGCTGCTGGTTATCGGTGACTGTGATGGTAATACTGTTGGAGCCTTCCTTTCCGCCTAATGATTGCCGCCAGCGATTGTTATGCAGACTGTTGAGGTCTTTTACTATTGCTTCAACCGCCTCAGGGTGTTGTTGAATATTGTAGGAGATTGTTTTGCTGGTAAAAGGATAGGCTATGTCAATGGCAGTGACCTGTTGATGAAGAGGCGGCGGCTCGCTCGTCAATTCACTTCTAAGCTGAAAATAACTTTCTAAAAAATAAACAGCGGCGATGGCTGCTAGTATCACAGTCGCTAAAACAAGATAATTAAATGGTTTGGCTGATTTCATAAAGCGTCATTTATAGTGCGTAAAAGGAGTGGATGCAAAGTCGATAGTGAGTATACTGTACACCAGCTTTTGAGATTAGCAAAAAGGCAATCTAAAAACCAGACGAGTTTAACCTGAAAGCTGATAGTAAAGGGTAGAGTCGATGAGTATGCACCAATCACGCCTTGATTTTGAACAGTTTCACCCTCATAGACTCTCTAATTCATCATATAATATTTTGATAATCGTGATTTTTTAATCGCAATGTTTTAATTTTTATTTTATTTTTTTAATACTACGTTCACCTTTTAACAACACGCTTAATAACACTCTTTTATTGATACTTATTCTTATAATGACTAGTCAACGAACGGCCAAATGCTAAAGTATTTAACCTTGCGACGTTTATTTATAATGTAGCGCGCATCTGGTTAATTTAATACCATTTAACCTTCTTTGACTATGACAAAAATAGCTGACCCAAGCCAAAATTATGACAAACGATACCAATAGTAAACCCTCTTCTGATCAAGACATGACAGATCAAAATAGCTCGAGTCAACATACGCAGCATAAAGCGGATAACCGTCAAAAAAATCAGCAACAGCAATCAGATAAATCAGCAGTAAAACCGGTTATTACGCCGACCAATGACATTTTGACTGCTAAGCAACTAAATGAGCTGCCAGTTTTGGCAAAAGACCGTCATTTTTTAAGTCGTTTGCAGCGTGAGATTACTCGTCCTAACAAAAACATACCGCCAAAAGTTGTGGCTGAAAAACAAGCCAAGTTTGAACAAATCAAACAGCGTTCGCAGCAAGCGGTACAAGAGCGCATGGACAGCATTCCTGATGACATGCCAGCGCGTCTTAATCATGAGCTGCCGGTCAGTAAGCGCGCTGAGGATATTGTCCAAGCCATTATCGATCATCAGGTTATCATTGTGGCCGGTGAAACTGGATCGGGTAAGACCACTCAGCTGCCCAAGCTTGCCATGATGGCAGGGCGTGGTGTGACCGGTCAAATTGGTCATACACAGCCCAGACGTTTGGCAGCGCGTAGTGTGGCTAACCGTATCGCTGAAGAGCTAGAAGAGCCACTGGGTGATACGGTCAGCTTTAAGATTCGCTTTAATGAACAAGGCACGGCCAAGTCGGTAGTCAAATTGATGACCGATGGTATCTTATTGGCTGAGCTTGGTCATGATCGATTTTTGTCTCGATACGACACCATCATTATTGACGAGGCGCATGAGCGAAGTCTAAATATTGACTTTATCATGGGTTATCTTAAGCAGCTGCTGCCTAAGCGCCCAGATCTTAAAGTCATCATTACTTCGGCCACATTAGATACCGGCCGCTTTAGTGAATACTTTGCGCAATATGATAAAGCCAAAAAGAAAATGATTCCGGCGCCGGTTATCGATGTCGAAGGTCGTGGTTATCCAGTAGAAGTGCGCTATCGTCCGCTAACTGACACGCCTGTGGGCAGCTCTGATGATGACAGCTATGATGACTTTGAGGACAACTTGCCTCGAGCGGTAGTGGCAGCGGTAGAAGAGTGTTTTGAAGATGCGGTAGCCAAAGGGCATCCTGAGCATGCTGATATCTTAATCTTTGCAGCTACCGAAGCTGAAATCCGAGAGATGCAGGAGGTATTGATTGCGCATGGGCCGCGTCATACTGAAGTGCTGCCGCTGTTTGCGCGTCAATCTTATTCTGAGCAGCAGCGTATTTTTAAGCCATCGGGTCGTGGCCGGCGTATTGTGATTGCCACTAACGTTGCTGAAACCGCGTTGACCGTACCAGGTATTCGTTACGTCATTGACTTAGGTTTTGCTCGTATTTCACGTTATTCGTATCGTTCACGGGTGCAGCGTTTACCGATTGAAGCCATTTCCCAAGCGGCAGCCAACCAGCGTAAAGGTCGCTGTGGTCGTGTGGCACCTGGTGTGTGTATTCGTCTATATTCAGAAGAGGACTTTGCCAGTCGTCCTGAATACACTGAGCCTGAAATTCTGCGCACCAACTTAGCATCGGTTATTTTACAGATGGCCAATCTACGCTTGGGCTCGGTTGAAGACTTTGACTTTATTGAGCCGCCAGACAGTCGTCTGGTCAAAGATGGTCGTAAACTGCTTGATGAATTAGGCGCGCTTGCACCCAAGCGTCCGGACGCTAAAAAGCCATTGGCAAAGCAGACCTTAAATGATGTTAAACTGACGCGTGTTGGTCAGAAGATGGCGCGCATGCCTATTGATCCAAGGCTGGCGCGTATGTTGGTTGCCGGTAGTGACTTTGATTGTATGCTAGAGATGCTGATTATCGTTGCGGCACTTGCGGTTCAAGATCCGCGAGAGCGTCCGGCTGAGAAGCGAGCACAGGCCGATCAAAAGCATGCTTTATTCCGTCAACCAGACTCTGACTTTTTGTTTTATTTAAGTCTATGGCAAGCGCTGTATGCCGGAGGCAGTAATAAGCTAAGCAGCAGTCAGCGCCGTAACTTTGCCAAAAAGCACTATCTAAGCTTCCCGCGTTTGCGTGAATGGGAGCGTACTTATCGTCAGCTAGAGCAGATGGTCACTGACTTAAAGCTGCTGACTGACTCGGGCACCGCACAAAAAGATATGCCCAAAAGCTTGCCGCAAGCAGCACTTAATGCAACAGCGCAAGCCAAAACCGCTAACAAAAAAGCCTCTAAATCAAAATCTGCTAAAGGCAAAAAGACTTCACAAAATCAGTCGTCCAATCAAATCAGCACCCAAGTGTCTCCAGTACTGATTGCCGACGCTGATGACGTCAATGATGAGCTGCGTGCGGTGAAATATGCCAACTTGCATAGAGCCTTATTAACTGGTTTGCTATCCGTGATTGCACACAAAACCGATCAGCGCGGTGAATACCTAGCTGCTCGACAGCAAAAAGCCAAGATTTTCCCTGCCAGTACTGTATTTAAGCAAGCACCTGCTTGGGTGATGGCGTTTGAAATAGTTGAAACCTCGCAAGTGTTTATGCGTACTGTGGCGAAGATTGAGCCGGAATGGATTGTCTCGGCTGCCGGTGATTTGCTTAAGTATCACTACTTTGAGCCGCACTGGTCGAAGAAGACCGGTCGAGTACGTGCTTACGCACAGATTAGTTTGTTTGGTCTGATTGTGGTCGCCAAGCAGTTGACTAACTATGAGCAAGTCAATCTAGAAGAGTCACGCGAGATCTTTATTCGTGATGGCCTAGTCACGGGTAATTTCGGTCGCCAAGCACCGTTTTTACAGCATAACTTAGAGAAGATTGCCGATGTTGAGCGTATCGAAGATAAGCTACGTCGCCGAGACTTATTGGTTGATGAAGAAGATCTGTATCAGTTTTATGAGCGTAAAATCCCCGCGCATATTGCCAGCCGTAAGGCCTTTGAAGACTGGCGTGCTGAAGTAGAAAAAGAAGATCCGCAGTTCTTATTCTTTACCGATGAAGATGTGCTCAAAGAGACGGCACCAACCACAGGGGAGTTCCCTGAGATTTGGCAATTGGGTGATTTAAAACTGCCGCTTAAATACGTTTTTGATCCAGCTTCAGAAGATGATGGAGTCAGCATTCGTGTGCCATTGGCGGCCTTACCACAGTTAGATGCGGTCGAGCTGCTATGGGGTGTGCCAGGTTGGCGCTATGAGCTGGTATTGCAGTTGTTAAAATCTCTGCCAAAAGACATTCGCCGTAAGATTGTACCGATTCCAGATACCGCCGATCAGCTGTATGACGAGTTAGAAAAGAATCACCAAGTAGGGCTGCTCAATCAATTGTGCCAAGCCTTACAGCGTCGAGGCGTGGTCGGGGTGACGGCCAATGACTTTAATCCTTCAGCCATTGATCGTTATCTACAACCACAGATTTGTGTGGTCGATGATAAAAACCGCATTATCGAAAAGGGTCGTGACTTAAAGGCACTGCAGCAGCGTCATGCATCAGAAACCAGTCAAGCGCTAAGCTCAAGCAAAGACACTGAAGGGGTACATACTGAGTTCCCAGAGCACTTTAGATTCAGTAAGAACCGCCATAGTGCCGGTATTGTTATGAAGGAGTTTTCGGCCTTAGTCGCTGATGAGGCGGGCGAAGCGGTTACTATCCATCAGTTTACTGACGTGACTGCGGCTTTAACCGCGCATCGCAAGGGCGTGCTGACCTTAATCAGGCTGCAACTGGGCGCCAAACAAAAGCAGCTGACCAGCCAAATTGATAAGACCTTCAAGCTGGCATTTGCACCACTTGGCGATATGGAAAAGTTAAAGACCATTCTCGTCGATGCCACTTTAGATGCGACGATGGAAATTCATGCGCCGCAGTACAATGATCACAAGCAGCTGCTACCGGATAATGCCGATCAGGCTGCGTATAAGCTGGCCAAGCAATTGCCATTTGATGAGATTGATTTTAACAAAACAGCCGAAGTGCTATTGGCGCAGTTTTTATTGCAAGGGCAGACGGTTCTTAAGCTGTTAAAAGAGGTCTATAGCCGTTGGCAGCGTATCCGTCGTAGTCTGCTGATGCTCGATCGTGAGATATTCGGCGAGTCGATTGATGATATTGAAGATCAGCTCGATGATTTGCATTTATCGGACTTTGTGTACCGTATGGATTATGAACATTGGCAGCAATATCCTCGCTATTTAGAGGCGTTAGAGATACGCATTGAGCGCCTTGAGCACAATCTTGATGGTGACCTAGATGCGGTTTATGAGCTGGATGTGCACATGGAGCGTCTCGCTGGCCGTGCTGACGATGACAGCATTAGTGAATACCGCTGGCTGGTTGAAGAGTTTCGCATTCAGCTGTTTGCACAGCCAATGAAAACCCGTCAAGCCGTATCACAAAAGCGTCTGGAAAAAACGTGGGCCAAAGTGACTGCCCGTAAATAGCTGTTTGGGCTGGATAATTTGGAGCCAATCTCGCTTTTCGCTACTATCTGCCAGTCAGGATGCGGCATTCGCTAAGCGATACACTGTCTCTTACTGCGTGAGCCAGTGTATCGCAAGCTGCTGCAACCCATCTTGACCGTCAGTATATCCGCTACAATCGAGGCTAAACCGCATCCCACGGCCACATTCAAAGCCTTTAAAAATATCGTATATAGACTGGCATCGAGTTTGTTGGATTTCGTCCCTCGACACCAACCTACAAATTATACAAGATACAGATCCCTTCCTTTGTTAAAGGAAGGGTTGGGATGGATTCTATCTCGTCACGTGCTCTTTTTTATCAATACGGAATAAATTTAAACTAAGCCTATGCATTCTCGTAACGAACCATCTATTAAGCTCGCCGACGACATCCGCCAGTATTTGCAAATCCATCAGCTTAGCGATAGCTTGCCGGCGATTAGTTATGAAATACTGGCCTTGCAGTTGTTAGACAGTATTGAGCAACAGCAGCAAATTGAGGTTTTATTTAATCAATCAATACCGCAAACTTGCTGTGATCCAAAATCACCAGACTTTGACCCTATTAAAGCCATTGTGCTATTAAAAGATTCAGATTATGACGAAGCCTGCTGGCTGTGTTTTTTGCTGATATATACCAATGACAGCGAAGACAACGATTGGGCGTTTATGCGTTTATTGTATGGTGCTTTAGGATTATCAGAGTCTAAGCTGACATGGCAGTTTAT
Above is a window of Psychrobacter sp. FDAARGOS_221 DNA encoding:
- a CDS encoding alpha/beta fold hydrolase, whose translation is MTNNNKIQNSSLKSKQKTKKLSTPIKLAGLTLTAGALVAKAVWRPDMSLEQLHHWQLPNSMFVPIKDANIHVVMSGKCITNTDDAYKSTETIVLLHGTSASLHTWDGWTKALESEYCVLRLDMPGFGLTGPYTDENKRYTLDNYVDTVIKVMDALGIGKVSIAGNSLGGGVAWLMALKYPNRVNKLILVDASGLKFKSKSVPIGFKLAQYRMLDSLITKVLPKRLIRDSVQSVYADTSKVTEALVNRYYELALRTGNRKALIQRMREGLSTRQVGQLSDITQPTLIIWGRQDKLIPIDSAYRFEQAIPNSQLAIFDNLGHVPQEEDPEATVAVVKQFLQSSALND
- the hrpA gene encoding ATP-dependent RNA helicase HrpA, which translates into the protein MTNDTNSKPSSDQDMTDQNSSSQHTQHKADNRQKNQQQQSDKSAVKPVITPTNDILTAKQLNELPVLAKDRHFLSRLQREITRPNKNIPPKVVAEKQAKFEQIKQRSQQAVQERMDSIPDDMPARLNHELPVSKRAEDIVQAIIDHQVIIVAGETGSGKTTQLPKLAMMAGRGVTGQIGHTQPRRLAARSVANRIAEELEEPLGDTVSFKIRFNEQGTAKSVVKLMTDGILLAELGHDRFLSRYDTIIIDEAHERSLNIDFIMGYLKQLLPKRPDLKVIITSATLDTGRFSEYFAQYDKAKKKMIPAPVIDVEGRGYPVEVRYRPLTDTPVGSSDDDSYDDFEDNLPRAVVAAVEECFEDAVAKGHPEHADILIFAATEAEIREMQEVLIAHGPRHTEVLPLFARQSYSEQQRIFKPSGRGRRIVIATNVAETALTVPGIRYVIDLGFARISRYSYRSRVQRLPIEAISQAAANQRKGRCGRVAPGVCIRLYSEEDFASRPEYTEPEILRTNLASVILQMANLRLGSVEDFDFIEPPDSRLVKDGRKLLDELGALAPKRPDAKKPLAKQTLNDVKLTRVGQKMARMPIDPRLARMLVAGSDFDCMLEMLIIVAALAVQDPRERPAEKRAQADQKHALFRQPDSDFLFYLSLWQALYAGGSNKLSSSQRRNFAKKHYLSFPRLREWERTYRQLEQMVTDLKLLTDSGTAQKDMPKSLPQAALNATAQAKTANKKASKSKSAKGKKTSQNQSSNQISTQVSPVLIADADDVNDELRAVKYANLHRALLTGLLSVIAHKTDQRGEYLAARQQKAKIFPASTVFKQAPAWVMAFEIVETSQVFMRTVAKIEPEWIVSAAGDLLKYHYFEPHWSKKTGRVRAYAQISLFGLIVVAKQLTNYEQVNLEESREIFIRDGLVTGNFGRQAPFLQHNLEKIADVERIEDKLRRRDLLVDEEDLYQFYERKIPAHIASRKAFEDWRAEVEKEDPQFLFFTDEDVLKETAPTTGEFPEIWQLGDLKLPLKYVFDPASEDDGVSIRVPLAALPQLDAVELLWGVPGWRYELVLQLLKSLPKDIRRKIVPIPDTADQLYDELEKNHQVGLLNQLCQALQRRGVVGVTANDFNPSAIDRYLQPQICVVDDKNRIIEKGRDLKALQQRHASETSQALSSSKDTEGVHTEFPEHFRFSKNRHSAGIVMKEFSALVADEAGEAVTIHQFTDVTAALTAHRKGVLTLIRLQLGAKQKQLTSQIDKTFKLAFAPLGDMEKLKTILVDATLDATMEIHAPQYNDHKQLLPDNADQAAYKLAKQLPFDEIDFNKTAEVLLAQFLLQGQTVLKLLKEVYSRWQRIRRSLLMLDREIFGESIDDIEDQLDDLHLSDFVYRMDYEHWQQYPRYLEALEIRIERLEHNLDGDLDAVYELDVHMERLAGRADDDSISEYRWLVEEFRIQLFAQPMKTRQAVSQKRLEKTWAKVTARK